A window from Mya arenaria isolate MELC-2E11 chromosome 9, ASM2691426v1 encodes these proteins:
- the LOC128246212 gene encoding basic proline-rich protein-like — protein MVKPQPEILQHMVKPQPGILLHLVKLLPGILLHLVKLFPGILLHLVKLFPEILLHLVKLFPGILLHLVKLETVTGNPPPPGETVTGNPPPPGETVSGNLPPPGETVTGNPPPPGETVTGNPPPPGDTVTGNPPPPGETVTGNPPPPGETVTGNPPPPGETVTGNPPPPGETVTGNPPPPGETVTGNPPPPGETVTGNPPPPGETVTGNPPPPGETVTGNPPPLC, from the exons ATGGTGAAACCTCAACCGGAAATCCTGCAACACATGGTGAAACCTCAACCGGGAATCCTCCTCCACCTGGTGAAACTGTTACCGGGAATTCTCCTCCACCTGGTGAAACTGTTTCCGGGAATCCTCCTCCACCTGGTGAAACTGTTTCCGGAAATCCTCCTCCACCTGGTGAAACTGTTTCCGGGAATCCTTCTCCACCTGGTGAAACT TGAAACTGTAACCGGGAATCCTCCTCCACCTGGTGAAACTGTAACCGGGAATCCTCCTCCACCTGGTGAAACTGTTTCCGGGAATCTTCCTCCACCTGGTGAAACTGTAACCGGGAATCCTCCTCCACCTGGTGAAACTGTAACCGGGAATCCTCCTCCACCTGGTGATACTGTAACCGGGAATCCTCCTCCACCTGGTGAAACTGTAACCGGGAATCCTCCTCCACCTGGTGAAACTGTTACCGGGAATCCTCCTCCACCTGGTGAAACTGTAACCGGGAATCCTCCTCCACCTGGTGAAACTGTAACCGGGAATCCTCCTCCACCTGGTGAAACTGTAACCGGGAATCCTCCTCCACCTGGTGAAACTGTTACCGGGAATCCTCCTCCACCTGGTGAAACTGTTACCGGGAATCCTCCTCCACCTGGTGAAACTGTAACCGGGAATCCTCCTCCCCTTTGTTAA